In Gadus chalcogrammus isolate NIFS_2021 chromosome 11, NIFS_Gcha_1.0, whole genome shotgun sequence, a single window of DNA contains:
- the ptpn2a gene encoding tyrosine-protein phosphatase non-receptor type 2a, protein MEQELEDIDSSGQWQNIYNEIRNQASKYPYKVAKLPANRNLNRYRDVSPYDHSRVRLENCDNDYINASLVTVEEAQRAYILSQGPLRNTCGHFWLMIWEQCCKAVIMLNRVIEKGSEKCAQYWPTAQEQQISFTDTGLVVRLLLEEDQSYFTIRLLQLQNTKTGESREIYHFHYTAWPDFGVPESPAAFLKFLLKVRESGSLGPEHGPSVVHCSAGIGRSGTFSLVDTCLVLMAKREDISSIDIQKVLLDMREYRMGLIQTPDQLRFSYMAVIEGARLILKDNKIQTKRKEPELFAPPLPPPRPSLANKPNGQPGPGPGPEVGPQDDRPDKDRTGDLAHEHQTEKNSGPVRKRHREDRIACTAQRVQQMKQRLSDSERKRDQWLYWRPILLNVGAGAALAVGLLVCWWYSQ, encoded by the exons ATGGAGCAGGAACTTGAAGACATAGACTCGTCGGGGCAATGGCAAAACATTTACAAC GAAATCCGCAACCAAGCCAGTAAATACCCCTACAAAGTGGCGAAACTTCCAGCAAATCGAAATTTGAACCGTTACAGAGATGTTAGTCCAT ATGATCATAGTAGAGTAAGACTTGAAAACTGTGATAATGACTATATCAACGCAAGCCTCGTCACGGTGGAAGAGGCTCAAAGAGCTTACATTTTATCTCAG GGTCCATTGAGAAACACTTGTGGCCATTTCTGGTTGATGATCTGGGAACAGTGTTGTAAGGCTGTTATAATGCTCAACCGAGTCATTGAAAAAGGATCG gAAAAGTGTGCACAGTACTGGCCCACCGCACAAGAGCAACAGATCAGTTTTACAGACACAGGGTTAGTTGTGAGGCTACTTTTAGAAGAGGATCAGTCCTACTTCACAATACGTTTGCTACAGCTACAGAACACAAAG ACAGGCGAGTCAAGGGAGATATACCACTTCCACTACACCGCTTGGCCTGACTTTGGGGTTCCTGAATCCCCTGCAGCCTTCCTCAAATTCCTCCTCAAGGTGCGCGAGTCCGGCTCGCTAGGCCCAGAACACGGCCCATCTGTGGTGCACTGCAGCGCTGGGATTGGCCGCTCTGGGACATTTTCGTTAGTGGACACCTGCCTGGTTCTG ATGGCCAAGAGAGAGGACATCTCCTCCATAGACATTCAGAAGGTCCTGCTGGACATGAGGGAATACCGCATGGGGCTCATCCAAACCCCTGACCAGCTCCGCTTCTCCTACATGGCCGTGATCGAAGGAGCCAGGCTCATCTTGAAGGACAACAAGATACAG ACCAAGAGGAAAGAGCCAGAGTTGTTCGCCCCTCCGCTACCACCGCCAAGACCCAGCCTGGCAAACAAGCCCAACGGACAGCCAGGACCCGGGCCGGGGCCAGAGGTCGGCCCACAGGACGACAGACCAGACAAGGATCGGACCGGCGACCTCGCACACGAGCACCAGACAGAGAAGAACTCTGGGCC TGTGCGGAAGAGGCACCGTGAAGACCGGATCGCCTGCACGGCACAGAGGGTCCAACAGATGAAGCAGAGACTGAGCGACTCAGAGAGGAAACGGGACCAGTGGCTCTACTGGCGGCCCATTCTGCTAAACGTGGGGGCCGGCGCGGCCCTGGCAGTAGGCCTGCTAGTGTGCTGGTGGTACTCCCAGTGA
- the cep76 gene encoding centrosomal protein of 76 kDa codes for MSLPPEKASELKKTIHDHLIKMDVHGKIREVLSETLKDGLGYGPHTFSEGDFLQALQRRGIIDDVMRDLQFSQSIQQDTERSREKDFPNKSAPHVAEKNRLPLNRMDIDVARRYLHLQVLGGKAFLDHLQEPEPLPGQVCSTFRLYLHFRNQRFQSKPVPCACEPDLQEGFLLEVHRDGIGEGSRMADCTTMLSICDPVHLVLIKMDTSNETTLVSSYFLDWRSVLSAPSGRTCFSVELLGVGSESKVPAGVLTISLELYPPVVETLNVDIITTQQSLERQRSAEKERLFLVYAKQWWREFLEIRPSHQSKLVKIFAQDENGVNRPVCSYVRVLRAGRLLESPRQAARFVSLLADEKAPLVGGGAKQEQWCSLLAFVCRGKGDCEDHATLLCSLLLGFGLDAYVCVGTRAKGGPHTWVLTRGTDGSITFWESLTAHRYLHQAIDPDAPPLAPQPKPSSPYRTVGCVFNHQSFLANCQPTDAVPLCVFDLQNPSRWKAMSEEALRSVCAPGSTTSLPPIPPLCASSLEPAAASNQLELEMRFLVAEHRKDLEVATVWDDHLSYLLSSALAAYETERCTGVSCGNEEFQDAVRRAVPDGHTFKGFPIHFLHRNARRAFATCLRSQFCEEIVSCRGDHVRLAVRVRVYAYPENACAVWIMFACKYRSVL; via the exons ATGTCTCTTCCTCCAGAGAAAGCTAGCGAACTGAAGAAAACCATTCACGATCATCTGATAAAG ATGGATGTCCATGGGAAGATTCGAGAGGTGCTGTCCGAGACTCTGAAGGATGGTCTGGGCTATGGACCGCATACTTTCTCCGAGGGGGATTTCCTACAGGCTCTACAGCGCAGGGGGATCATAGATGATGTCATGAGAGACCTGCAGTTCAGCCAG AGTATACAGCAAGACacggagagaagcagagagaaagaTTTCCCCAATAAGTCTGCTCCTCATGTTGCTGAAAAAAACCGGCTGCCGTTGAATAGAA TGGACATTGACGTGGCCCGTCGATACCTTCATCTCCAGGTACTTGGTGGCAAGGCCTTTCTGGATCACCTGCAGGAACCAGAACCACTGCCCGGCCAGGTGTGTTCCACCTTTAGGCTCTACCTGCACTTCCGTAATCAGAGGTTCCAGTCGAAGCCGGTTCCCTGTGCCTGCGAACCTGACCTGCAAGAGGGTTTCCTGTTGGAGGTCCACAGAGACGGAATCG ggGAAGGTAGCAGAATGGCAGATTGCACCACTATGCTGTCCATTTGTGACCCAGTACATTTGGTTCTGATAAAGATGGACACCTCCAATGAAACCACTCTGGTCTCCTCCTACTTCCTGGATTGGAGGAGTGTACTCAGTGCTCCCAGTGGGAGGACCTGCTTCAGTGTGGAGCTACTGGGAGTGG GAAGTGAGAGTAAAGTACCAGCCGGTGTTCTGACCATCAGTCTTGAGCTCTACCCTCCAGTTGTGGAGACTCTCAATGTGGACATCATCACCACACAG CAATCGCTGGAGCGCCAGAGGTCTGCGGAGAAGGAGAGGCTTTTCCTGGTCTATGCCAAGCAGTGGTGGAGGGAGTTTCTAGAGATCCGCCCTTCACACCAGTCCAAACTGGTCAAGATCTTCgcacag gaCGAGAACGGTGTCAACCGGCCGGTGTGCTCCTATGTGCGCGTGTTGCGGGCGGGCCGGCTGCTGGAGAGCCCCCGCCAGGCGGCGCGCTTCGTCAGTCTTCTGGCAGACGAGAAGGCCCCCCtggtgggcgggggggcgaAGCAGGAGCAGTGGTGCTCACTGCTGGCCTTCGTGTGTAGAGGCAAG GGGGACTGTGAGGACCATGCCACCCTGCTGTGCAGCCTGCTGCTGGGCTTCGGTCTggatgcgtacgtgtgtgtgggcaccAGGGCCAAGGGAGGCCCCCACACCTGGGTCCTGACCCGCGGGACTGACGGAAGCATCACCTTCTGGGAGAGCCTCACCGCGcacag ATACCTGCACCAGGCTATCGACCCAGACGCCCCGCCCCTGGCCCCCCAGCCAAAGCCCTCGTCCCCCTATCGCACGGTGGGCTGCGTCTTCAACCACCAGAGCTTCCTGGCAAACTGCCAGCCCACGGACGCCGTGCCGCTCTGCGTCTTTGACCTTCAG AACCCATCGCGGTGGAAGGCGATGAGCGAGGAGGCCCTGAGGTCGGTGTGTGCTCCGGGTTCCACCACCTCCCTgcctcccatcccccccctctgcgCCTCCTCCCTGGAGCCCGCCGCCGCTAGCAACCAGCTGGAGCTGGAGATGCGCTTCCTGGTGGCGGAGCACCGCAAG GACCTGGAGGTGGCCACGGTGTGGGACGACCACCTCTCCTACCTGCTGTCCTCGGCGCTGGCCGCCTACGAGACGGAGCGCTGCACCGGCGTCTCCTGCGGCAACGAGGAGTTCCAGGACGCGGTGAGGCGGGCGGTGCCCGACGGACACACCTTCAAGGGCTTCCCCATCCACTTCCTGCACCGCAACGCACGCCGCGCCTTCGCCACCTGCCTCAG GTCCCAGTTCTGTGAGGAGATAGTGAGTTGCCGTGGCGACCATGTGAGGCTTGcggtgcgcgtgcgcgtgtatgCCTACCCTGAGAACGCCTGCGCGGTCTGGATCATGTTCGCTTGTAAATACCGCTCCGTACTCTAA